One Methanomicrobiales archaeon genomic window carries:
- a CDS encoding V-type ATP synthase subunit F yields the protein MEMAVIGSSEFIVGFRLAGIRKIYAADDEERLKEHIARVLEDDEVGILVMDSRDMDRIPPRLRTTLENSVKPTVIAIGGEESGMSMRERIKRSVGVDLWK from the coding sequence ATGGAGATGGCAGTCATTGGCAGCAGCGAGTTCATCGTGGGGTTCCGGCTCGCCGGGATCCGCAAGATCTACGCTGCAGACGACGAGGAGAGACTGAAAGAACATATCGCCAGGGTTCTGGAGGACGATGAGGTCGGCATCCTCGTAATGGACAGCAGAGATATGGACAGGATCCCCCCGCGGCTCCGGACGACGCTCGAGAACTCGGTGAAACCTACCGTGATCGCGATCGGAGGCGAGGAGAGCGGCATGTCCATGCGAGAACGAATAAAGAGATCAGTGGGTGTTGATCTGTGGAAGTAG
- a CDS encoding V-type ATP synthase subunit D, whose amino-acid sequence MALRDVKPTRSELINLKKRIALSQRGYNILKKKRDGLILEFFKVLEEAKRSRGDLQAAYNRASEMIALANTVEGTIGIKSAAFSVKEVPEIDLRSKNIMGVVVPEISASKVRKGILDRGYGLIGTSSVLDEAATAYEELVEAVIRSAEVETTMKRLLDDIESTKRRVNALEFKVIPELSAARDFIKMRLDEMEREELFRLKKIKARTSE is encoded by the coding sequence ATGGCGCTCCGTGATGTCAAGCCCACGCGGTCTGAACTGATCAACCTGAAGAAGAGGATCGCGCTCTCCCAGAGAGGCTACAACATCCTCAAGAAGAAGCGCGACGGGCTGATCCTCGAGTTCTTCAAGGTGCTCGAGGAGGCGAAGAGGAGCCGGGGGGACCTGCAGGCCGCCTACAACCGCGCCAGCGAGATGATCGCGCTCGCCAACACCGTGGAAGGCACGATCGGGATCAAGTCCGCCGCCTTCTCTGTAAAAGAGGTCCCGGAGATCGATCTCCGCTCCAAGAACATCATGGGCGTCGTCGTGCCCGAGATCTCCGCCTCCAAGGTGCGGAAAGGCATCCTGGACCGGGGATACGGGTTGATCGGGACGTCCTCGGTGCTCGACGAGGCTGCCACCGCCTACGAGGAGCTGGTGGAGGCGGTCATCAGGAGCGCGGAAGTCGAGACCACCATGAAGCGGCTCCTGGACGATATCGAGAGCACCAAACGGCGCGTGAATGCGCTGGAGTTCAAGGTGATCCCGGAGCTCTCCGCCGCCCGGGACTTCATCAAGATGCGCCTCGACGAGATGGAGCGGGAGGAACTCTTCCGTTTGAAAAAGATTAAGGCGAGAACCTCCGAATAG
- a CDS encoding phosphoglycerate kinase, which yields MTTIGTLSDVDGRGKTVLLRLDLNSPIDPATSQILDDKRFREHLPTIQHLEGSRLVILAHQSRPGKKDFTTLEAHAEKLEKLLHRPVAYVDDIIGRQAREAVRGMRSGDVLMLENVRFNAEENLTVKPEEAAKTHLVRRLSAMADIFVNDAFGTAHRSQPTMVGLPLAMRSVAGLLMEKEVLTLSRVFSGAPRPVCFVLGGTKVDDSVAVAEHVLKSGIADQILVIGVVGNVFLLAKGANIGKPSTQLIEQLKYMGEVEKARQLLEQYAGQIVVPEYVAVRDGSGSRVEYPIGQVPEDAPVLDIGTDAILAMGDCLRRSGTVVFNGPAGVFEEAAFAIGTHELLKVAGKAAFSVVGGGHTAAVIERMGIEREFTHISTGGGACIEFLTGRKLPAVGALERSKQLFL from the coding sequence ATGACCACCATCGGAACTCTCTCGGATGTGGACGGGCGGGGGAAGACCGTTCTCCTCCGCCTCGATCTCAACTCCCCCATCGATCCTGCCACCAGCCAGATTCTGGACGATAAAAGGTTCCGCGAGCACCTGCCCACCATCCAGCACCTCGAAGGCAGCCGGCTCGTCATCCTGGCCCACCAGAGCCGCCCCGGAAAGAAGGACTTCACCACGCTCGAGGCGCACGCGGAGAAGCTCGAGAAGCTCCTCCACCGCCCCGTCGCCTACGTCGACGACATCATCGGGCGGCAGGCCCGCGAGGCCGTCCGGGGTATGCGGAGCGGGGACGTGCTCATGCTGGAGAACGTGCGGTTCAATGCCGAGGAGAACCTGACGGTAAAGCCCGAAGAAGCGGCCAAGACGCACCTGGTGCGGAGGCTCTCCGCCATGGCGGACATCTTCGTGAACGATGCCTTCGGCACGGCGCACCGCTCGCAGCCCACGATGGTGGGGCTGCCGCTCGCCATGCGGTCGGTCGCCGGTCTCCTGATGGAGAAGGAGGTGCTCACGCTCTCCCGCGTCTTCTCGGGGGCTCCCCGCCCGGTCTGCTTCGTCCTGGGGGGGACCAAGGTGGACGACTCCGTGGCGGTCGCGGAGCACGTCCTGAAGTCGGGCATCGCCGACCAGATCCTGGTCATCGGGGTGGTCGGGAACGTCTTCCTGCTGGCGAAGGGCGCAAACATCGGGAAGCCCTCCACCCAGCTGATCGAGCAGCTGAAGTACATGGGGGAGGTGGAGAAGGCGCGGCAGCTCCTCGAACAGTATGCCGGCCAGATCGTGGTTCCGGAGTACGTCGCCGTGCGGGACGGCAGCGGCAGCCGCGTGGAGTACCCTATCGGGCAAGTTCCGGAGGACGCTCCGGTGCTGGACATCGGGACGGATGCCATCCTCGCCATGGGGGACTGCCTCCGCCGTTCGGGAACGGTCGTCTTCAACGGGCCCGCAGGAGTGTTCGAAGAGGCGGCGTTCGCCATCGGCACCCACGAGCTCCTGAAGGTGGCGGGAAAAGCGGCCTTCTCGGTCGTCGGGGGCGGGCATACCGCCGCGGTCATCGAGCGGATGGGGATCGAGCGGGAGTTCACCCATATCTCTACAGGCGGAGGAGCCTGCATCGAGTTCCTGACGGGCAGGAAACTGCCGGCCGTGGGTGCTCTGGAGCGCTCGAAGCAGCTCTTTCTCTGA
- a CDS encoding V-type ATP synthase subunit B, with product MKEYRTITQIAGPLLFVEKTEPIGYGEMVNIVLSDGTVKRGQVLDTSDEIVVVQVFESTAGIGRDSGIRFTGETIKMPVGREMLGRILSGGGKPIDGGPEIVPEKRLDITGAAINPYARASPAEFIQTGISTIDGMNTLVRGQKLPIFSGAGLPHNDIALQIARQSKVLGSKEPFAVVFAAMGITKEEANHFMADFERTGALERAVVFLNLADDPAVERIITPRLALTTAEYLAFTLGMHVLVILTDMTNYCEALRQIGAAREEVPGRRGYPGYMYTDLASIYERAGIIHGVKGSITQFPILTMPGDDITHPIPDLTGYITEGQIVISRELHRKGIYPPINVLPSLSRLMNLGIGVGHTREDHKKVSDQIYAAYAEGNDLRGLVAIVGKDALSERDRMFLEFADLFEDRFVRQGPNEDRSITETLDLGWDLLSTLPVDQLVRIDRPLIEKYHPTFRKKTEAAAPAAATR from the coding sequence ATGAAGGAGTACAGAACCATAACGCAGATTGCCGGCCCGCTCCTCTTCGTGGAGAAGACCGAACCCATCGGATACGGCGAAATGGTGAACATCGTCCTCTCCGACGGGACCGTGAAGAGAGGGCAGGTGCTGGACACCAGCGACGAGATCGTGGTGGTGCAGGTCTTCGAGTCCACTGCGGGGATCGGGAGGGACAGCGGCATCCGCTTCACCGGCGAGACGATCAAGATGCCGGTCGGGCGGGAGATGCTCGGGCGCATCCTCTCCGGCGGCGGCAAGCCCATCGACGGCGGCCCGGAGATCGTCCCCGAAAAGAGGCTCGATATCACGGGCGCCGCCATCAACCCGTATGCGAGGGCGTCGCCGGCGGAGTTCATCCAGACGGGCATCTCCACGATCGACGGCATGAACACGCTCGTCCGCGGGCAGAAGCTGCCCATCTTCAGCGGCGCGGGGCTCCCCCACAACGACATCGCCCTGCAGATTGCACGGCAGTCGAAGGTGCTGGGGTCGAAGGAGCCCTTCGCCGTGGTCTTCGCGGCGATGGGGATCACCAAGGAGGAGGCCAACCACTTCATGGCCGACTTCGAGCGCACGGGCGCGCTGGAGCGTGCGGTGGTCTTCCTGAACCTGGCCGACGACCCGGCGGTCGAGCGGATCATCACGCCCCGTCTCGCCCTGACGACAGCCGAGTACCTCGCGTTCACGCTCGGGATGCACGTGCTCGTCATCCTGACCGACATGACCAACTATTGCGAGGCGCTGCGGCAGATCGGTGCGGCCCGCGAGGAGGTGCCCGGGCGCCGCGGCTATCCGGGCTACATGTACACGGACCTCGCCAGCATCTACGAGCGGGCCGGGATCATCCACGGCGTGAAGGGCTCGATCACGCAGTTCCCGATCCTCACCATGCCGGGCGACGACATCACCCATCCCATCCCGGACCTGACGGGCTACATCACCGAAGGTCAGATCGTGATCTCCCGCGAGCTCCACCGCAAGGGCATCTATCCGCCCATCAACGTGCTGCCCTCGCTCTCGCGGCTGATGAATCTGGGGATCGGCGTCGGGCACACCCGCGAGGACCACAAGAAGGTCTCCGACCAGATCTACGCGGCCTATGCGGAGGGCAACGACCTGCGGGGGCTGGTCGCCATCGTCGGCAAGGACGCCCTCTCCGAGCGCGACCGCATGTTCCTGGAGTTCGCCGACCTCTTCGAGGACCGCTTCGTCCGCCAGGGCCCGAACGAGGACCGATCGATCACCGAGACGCTGGACCTCGGCTGGGACCTGCTCTCCACGCTGCCGGTGGACCAGCTGGTGCGGATCGACCGCCCGCTCATCGAGAAGTACCACCCCACGTTCCGGAAGAAGACCGAGGCTGCAGCACCGGCGGCGGCGACGAGGTAA
- a CDS encoding ATP synthase subunit A, producing the protein MEVVSLVKPKKTEGGVLKRISGPVVTAVNLDAHMYDLVKVGNEELMGEVIKIQGENVIIQVYEDTAGIKPGEPVSNTGLPLAVELGPGLLTSIYDGIQRPLSVLVDKMGNFIERGVSAPGLDRSRKWEFKPTVKAGDRVEPGSVIGEVQETHNIVHRIMVPPNVRGGTVASIRAGSFTVEEVVCTLDSGAALTMMQKWPVRVPRPVKEKLNPDIPLITGQRILDGLFPIAKGGTAAIPGPFGSGKTVTQQQLAKWSDAEIVVYIGCGERGNEMTEVLTEFPHLQDPKSGRPLMERTTLIANTSNMPVAAREASVYTGITIAEYFRDMGYDVSLMADSTSRWAEAMREISSRLEEMPGEEGYPAYLAARLSEFYERAGRVRALNGAHGSVSVIGAVSPPGGDFSEPVTQNTLRIVKVFWALDAKLSQRRHFPAINWLNSYSLYLDSLHDWYDQHVSPEWNGIRAWAMEVLQKEAELQEIVQLVGSDALPEEQQITIEVARLIREVFLQQNAYDAVDTFCDMGKQYDMMKAIRAYADLAYAAQAAGVLPQQILTVPSKSELPQIKFIKDYKPVLARLMQQMEQEFLALRGG; encoded by the coding sequence GTGGAAGTAGTGAGTCTGGTAAAACCCAAAAAAACCGAAGGCGGTGTTCTCAAGCGGATCTCGGGACCCGTGGTCACCGCCGTGAACCTAGATGCCCACATGTACGACCTGGTGAAGGTCGGCAACGAGGAGCTGATGGGCGAGGTCATCAAGATTCAGGGCGAGAACGTCATCATCCAGGTGTACGAGGATACCGCGGGGATCAAACCCGGCGAGCCCGTCTCCAACACCGGCCTTCCGCTGGCGGTGGAGCTCGGACCGGGGCTGCTGACCAGCATCTACGACGGGATCCAGCGGCCTCTCTCGGTGCTCGTGGACAAGATGGGCAACTTCATCGAGCGGGGGGTCTCCGCCCCGGGCCTGGACCGCTCGAGGAAGTGGGAGTTCAAGCCGACGGTGAAAGCCGGCGACCGGGTCGAGCCGGGGAGCGTCATCGGGGAGGTGCAGGAGACGCACAACATCGTCCACCGCATCATGGTGCCGCCCAACGTCAGGGGCGGCACCGTCGCGTCCATCCGGGCGGGATCCTTCACGGTGGAGGAGGTCGTCTGCACCCTGGACAGCGGCGCCGCTCTCACCATGATGCAGAAGTGGCCGGTCCGCGTGCCGCGCCCGGTGAAGGAGAAGCTGAACCCCGACATCCCGCTCATCACGGGCCAGCGGATCCTGGACGGACTGTTTCCCATCGCCAAAGGTGGAACGGCAGCCATCCCGGGCCCGTTCGGCAGCGGGAAGACGGTGACGCAGCAGCAGCTCGCCAAGTGGAGCGACGCGGAGATCGTGGTCTACATCGGCTGCGGCGAGCGGGGGAACGAGATGACCGAGGTGCTGACCGAGTTCCCGCACCTGCAGGACCCGAAGAGCGGTCGCCCCCTGATGGAGCGGACGACGCTGATCGCGAACACCTCCAACATGCCGGTGGCGGCCCGCGAGGCCTCTGTGTATACGGGGATCACGATCGCGGAGTACTTCCGCGACATGGGCTACGATGTCTCGCTGATGGCGGACTCCACCTCCCGCTGGGCAGAGGCGATGCGGGAGATCTCGTCCCGGCTGGAGGAGATGCCGGGCGAGGAGGGGTATCCGGCCTACCTGGCGGCACGCCTCTCGGAGTTCTACGAGCGTGCCGGGCGGGTGCGGGCGCTCAACGGCGCCCACGGATCCGTCTCGGTCATCGGGGCCGTATCGCCGCCGGGCGGGGACTTCTCGGAGCCGGTCACCCAGAACACCCTGCGCATCGTGAAGGTCTTCTGGGCGCTCGATGCCAAGCTCTCCCAGCGCCGTCACTTTCCGGCGATCAACTGGCTGAACTCCTATTCGCTCTACCTCGACTCGCTCCACGACTGGTATGACCAGCACGTCTCGCCGGAGTGGAACGGCATCCGCGCATGGGCGATGGAGGTGCTGCAGAAGGAGGCGGAACTCCAGGAGATCGTGCAGCTCGTCGGTTCGGACGCGCTCCCCGAGGAGCAGCAGATAACAATCGAGGTGGCGCGGCTGATCCGCGAGGTCTTCCTGCAGCAGAACGCCTACGATGCCGTGGACACGTTCTGCGACATGGGAAAGCAGTACGACATGATGAAGGCGATCCGGGCCTACGCCGATCTCGCGTACGCGGCGCAGGCGGCTGGCGTGCTGCCGCAGCAGATCCTGACGGTGCCGAGCAAGAGCGAGCTGCCGCAGATCAAGTTCATCAAGGACTACAAGCCGGTGCTCGCCCGCCTGATGCAGCAGATGGAGCAGGAGTTCCTGGCGCTGCGGGGAGGATGA